One Bacteroidota bacterium genomic window carries:
- a CDS encoding GNAT family N-acetyltransferase encodes MPVNQPFQIILRALEPEDIEYLYRWENDPQTWKVSNTISPFSRSVLNRYIENAHLDIFQTRQLRLMIDVKEDSLTKTVGAIDLFDFEPLHLRVGAGILIGEAAERGKGYAQESLKKLCEYAFEVMQLHQVYCNIMANNEASLKLFQQLGFEQTGNKKEWIKTPEGYVDEWILQKINPRDRV; translated from the coding sequence ATGCCAGTCAATCAGCCTTTTCAGATTATTTTAAGGGCCCTGGAGCCTGAAGACATCGAATACCTTTATCGTTGGGAAAACGACCCTCAAACCTGGAAAGTCAGCAATACCATTTCCCCTTTTTCACGCAGTGTGCTAAATCGCTATATCGAGAATGCCCACCTCGATATTTTTCAAACCCGGCAGCTCAGGCTTATGATAGATGTAAAGGAAGATTCCCTTACAAAAACTGTAGGCGCCATTGACCTGTTCGATTTCGAACCTCTGCATTTGAGGGTAGGGGCGGGGATACTTATTGGCGAAGCTGCAGAGCGTGGGAAAGGTTATGCGCAGGAATCGCTTAAGAAGCTTTGTGAATATGCCTTCGAGGTTATGCAACTGCACCAGGTATATTGCAACATTATGGCCAATAATGAGGCAAGCCTGAAGCTTTTTCAACAACTTGGTTTTGAACAAACTGGCAATAAAAAAGAATGGATAAAAACCCCTGAAGGCTATGTTGATGAATGGATATTGCAAAAGATTAATCCCCGCGACCGGGTATAA
- a CDS encoding PD40 domain-containing protein: protein MRGFLLFATILVIFSSLRAQETSSPEELFDDAQYFFNRKDYKEAVFFFKKLLEVKPNNANFNFKAGECYLNIPGQEHLAVPYFEKACLHTVPKNQYKDRDYNESKAPLHAYYYLGNAYRMAEQLESALKAYNKFIDSPYFYGNYNLAVVEQEIKSCERAKIIQDSPIDMVRTQMGEPISSSSSEFNPVISFDNQTFVFVRGLKFYDAVFVSRLVDNQWSEPVNINPEIGSDGEYYPTGINSNGTMILFVQVNTDNSDIFFSQFDGQTWSKLQKLPGKVNSIANESFASFGADDKTIYLVSNRNGGRGGKDIWISSLSESGEWSKPKNLGKTVNTKLEEESPVYCHETGALFFSSQGHYNMGGFDIFYSHKKNNQWSIPRNVGYPLNTTRDNLNFIVNGKCNTGYYSIIDQESGVSDIFLIELKSTLSIPGLYP, encoded by the coding sequence ATGAGAGGTTTTTTACTTTTCGCAACCATTTTGGTTATATTTTCTTCGCTTAGAGCACAGGAAACTTCTTCGCCTGAGGAGTTATTCGACGATGCCCAATACTTTTTTAATAGAAAAGATTACAAGGAAGCAGTATTTTTCTTTAAAAAACTACTTGAGGTAAAACCGAACAATGCAAATTTTAATTTTAAGGCCGGCGAATGCTATTTAAATATCCCCGGGCAGGAACATCTGGCTGTGCCTTATTTCGAAAAAGCGTGCCTGCATACAGTGCCTAAAAACCAATACAAAGATCGCGATTATAACGAAAGCAAAGCCCCCTTACATGCCTATTACTATTTGGGCAATGCATACCGTATGGCCGAACAGCTGGAATCGGCATTAAAAGCCTACAACAAGTTTATCGATTCGCCCTATTTTTATGGCAATTATAATCTGGCAGTGGTAGAGCAAGAAATAAAGTCGTGCGAACGGGCTAAAATTATTCAAGATTCACCCATCGACATGGTCCGCACACAAATGGGTGAACCCATAAGTAGTTCTTCCAGCGAGTTTAATCCGGTCATTTCTTTCGATAACCAAACCTTTGTATTTGTGAGGGGGCTAAAGTTCTACGATGCTGTATTTGTATCCCGTTTGGTTGATAACCAATGGTCAGAACCAGTGAACATTAATCCTGAAATAGGCTCCGACGGAGAGTATTATCCTACCGGAATCAACAGCAATGGTACTATGATTTTGTTTGTTCAGGTTAACACCGATAATTCCGACATCTTCTTCTCACAATTCGATGGTCAAACCTGGAGCAAGTTGCAGAAGCTACCTGGTAAGGTGAATTCTATAGCCAACGAGTCGTTTGCAAGTTTTGGTGCAGACGATAAAACTATATATTTAGTCAGCAACCGAAATGGGGGAAGAGGCGGAAAAGATATCTGGATAAGCTCACTATCTGAATCTGGCGAATGGAGTAAACCCAAAAATTTGGGTAAAACTGTTAACACCAAGCTCGAAGAAGAGTCGCCTGTTTACTGCCACGAAACAGGAGCTCTGTTTTTTAGTTCGCAAGGGCATTACAACATGGGAGGTTTCGATATATTTTATTCGCACAAGAAGAATAACCAATGGTCTATCCCACGAAATGTAGGATATCCATTGAACACTACCCGCGACAATTTAAACTTTATAGTAAACGGGAAATGCAATACGGGATATTATTCAATCATAGACCAGGAATCAGGTGTATCGGATATTTTTCTCATCGAATTGAAGTCGACATTGTCGATTCCTGGATTATATCCATAG
- a CDS encoding type I restriction enzyme HsdR N-terminal domain-containing protein — protein MQALNLPLYSFNIQNKGSKKEIFDEIRRCFVVLTPEEWVRQNILKYLVTEKGFPNGLISIEAGLRVNRLKRRYDGLIYSRQNLPLVLLECKAPAVSINQAVFDQIFAYNTSVSAPYLLITNGMNHFFLKRNAEGKMEFMNTIPEYRELQ, from the coding sequence ATGCAGGCACTAAATCTTCCGTTGTATAGCTTTAATATTCAAAATAAAGGCTCAAAAAAGGAAATATTCGACGAAATCCGAAGGTGTTTTGTAGTGCTTACCCCTGAAGAGTGGGTGAGACAAAATATTTTAAAGTACCTGGTAACTGAGAAAGGCTTTCCGAATGGATTGATTTCTATTGAGGCGGGCTTGCGGGTAAACCGCCTCAAAAGACGGTATGACGGTTTGATCTATTCTCGCCAGAATTTACCGCTGGTATTGCTCGAATGCAAGGCTCCGGCCGTAAGTATCAATCAGGCAGTGTTCGACCAGATTTTTGCATACAACACCAGCGTTTCAGCCCCCTATCTGCTTATTACAAATGGAATGAACCATTTTTTCTTAAAACGAAATGCAGAGGGAAAGATGGAGTTCATGAATACAATACCAGAATACCGCGAACTGCAATAG
- a CDS encoding aminotransferase class IV: protein MPKYLCYQGDMVAADKPLLFADNRAFCYGDGFFETIRCANSEPLFFHRHYARILRTLALLNMQMPADFTAEYFRFQIHRLLQKNRIYKAARIRLVLFRVPGGFYAPALKDVQYLITCEPLSQEKFQLPEKGLNVEVYEEIKKPINKLSAFKHSSAMFYVMAGIWKNENALDDCLLLNEEDKLIEGLSSNLFLVKNRIIYATTAECGCVAGTMRETILELAHNQKLPVKEVEGFGINHILEADELWLTNAIQGIRHVGAFRNRRYFHRMAEMLTHRLNELAGL from the coding sequence ATGCCTAAATACCTTTGCTATCAGGGAGATATGGTGGCGGCAGATAAGCCCTTGTTGTTTGCCGATAACAGGGCATTTTGCTATGGCGATGGCTTTTTCGAAACAATCCGGTGTGCCAATTCAGAACCATTGTTTTTTCACAGGCATTACGCACGCATTCTTCGAACTCTGGCCTTATTAAACATGCAAATGCCTGCTGATTTTACTGCAGAGTATTTTCGATTTCAAATACACAGGTTGTTGCAAAAGAACCGCATTTACAAGGCAGCCCGCATCAGGCTTGTCTTATTTCGCGTTCCGGGGGGCTTTTATGCTCCTGCATTAAAGGATGTCCAATACCTTATCACTTGCGAGCCGCTAAGTCAGGAGAAGTTTCAACTACCAGAAAAAGGGTTAAATGTAGAGGTGTATGAGGAGATTAAGAAACCCATCAACAAGCTTTCGGCTTTTAAACATAGCAGTGCCATGTTTTACGTAATGGCAGGTATCTGGAAAAATGAAAATGCATTGGACGATTGCCTGCTATTGAATGAGGAGGATAAGCTTATCGAAGGTTTATCGTCGAATTTGTTTTTGGTAAAAAATCGAATAATTTATGCAACAACAGCCGAATGTGGCTGTGTAGCAGGAACCATGAGGGAAACCATTCTCGAACTAGCTCACAATCAAAAGCTGCCTGTTAAAGAGGTTGAAGGCTTCGGTATCAACCATATACTCGAAGCCGATGAGTTGTGGCTTACCAATGCCATACAAGGCATCAGACATGTTGGAGCCTTTCGGAACAGGCGATACTTTCATCGCATGGCTGAGATGCTTACCCACCGGCTAAACGAATTGGCTGGACTTTAA
- the holA gene encoding DNA polymerase III subunit delta: protein MTFESILSDLKQKKYAPIYFLMGEESYFIDKITDYIAANVLKEEEKAFNQTVLYGKDVDIVSVINAAKRYPMMAQHQVIIVKEAQNINSIDDLVYYAEHPLKSTLLVLNYKYKTLDKRKKLFKILEKDAVLFESKKLYDDKVPDWITKYCQSGGFSIQPTAALLLTEFLGSDLNKIAMEIDKLTITLAAGEKLITSVHIEENIGISKDFNNIELQNALVRRDHLKVYRIVDHFARNQRDNPLVVTLAILYSFFNKVIVYHKLSDKSKLSVAAALKINPYFVPEYQKAASRFSFEKSAEIISQLRQYDLKSKGVGNISASPGDLLKELAFKILN from the coding sequence ATGACTTTTGAGTCTATACTTTCCGATCTGAAACAAAAGAAGTATGCCCCCATTTATTTTCTCATGGGTGAGGAGTCTTATTTTATTGATAAGATAACCGATTACATTGCAGCCAATGTATTAAAAGAAGAAGAAAAAGCCTTTAATCAGACGGTGCTTTATGGAAAAGATGTTGACATAGTGAGTGTAATCAATGCGGCCAAGCGTTACCCGATGATGGCGCAACACCAGGTAATAATTGTGAAAGAGGCCCAAAACATTAACTCTATCGACGATTTGGTGTATTATGCCGAACATCCTTTGAAATCGACCCTCCTGGTACTTAATTACAAATATAAAACACTCGACAAGCGCAAAAAACTCTTTAAAATACTCGAAAAGGATGCGGTATTGTTCGAGTCGAAAAAACTTTATGACGATAAAGTGCCCGATTGGATTACAAAATACTGCCAGTCGGGAGGATTCTCCATTCAGCCTACCGCAGCCTTGTTGCTCACCGAATTTCTGGGGTCAGATCTCAATAAGATTGCCATGGAAATCGATAAACTTACCATTACCCTTGCGGCTGGCGAAAAGCTCATCACCTCGGTACATATCGAAGAAAATATTGGCATTAGCAAAGATTTTAACAACATTGAACTTCAGAATGCTTTGGTGCGTCGCGATCACCTGAAGGTTTACCGTATTGTCGACCATTTTGCACGCAATCAGCGCGACAATCCTCTCGTGGTTACCCTTGCCATATTATATAGTTTTTTTAATAAGGTAATTGTCTACCATAAACTTTCCGATAAATCCAAGCTATCGGTGGCGGCAGCACTAAAAATAAATCCCTATTTCGTACCCGAATACCAGAAGGCTGCCAGTAGGTTCTCTTTTGAGAAATCGGCAGAAATTATCTCGCAACTTCGCCAGTACGACCTGAAATCGAAGGGCGTTGGAAATATTTCTGCCTCGCCCGGAGATTTATTGAAGGAGCTGGCCTTTAAAATTCTTAATTAG
- a CDS encoding PD40 domain-containing protein, producing MKDFRIIQGFIACSLFISLSGNAQYSDAEKKIFVKAEKFLEEKDYSFALEQYLLLLPAQVSNANVNYRIGQCYMNLLGQERNALSYLQKAEKSIDENYIPGSFTSDAAHPEALLLLGESYMREEMTVEAAKAYQDYRNYVLNNPQQLAIVDEQIRALGITESEENQNSREVLLTNMGDKINTAASEYNIVYSGDMKTMAFTRYDKRKDVIFVSFLRNGQWTEPMDISSQINSQGDMYVTALSYNGQELYAVMLTEFDADLYVSTLTDGKWSMASNLGRNVNSKYIESSASISADGNTLFFASDRAGGVGGFDLYYSTKAEGKWDKAQGIGEVVNSKSNEESPFITESGNALYFSSDRSGSIGRMDIYLSTREGNGDNWTAPENLGMPYNSVEDDIAFRFYNQYNKGYLARDLPGGFGKLDIYLIQSGADRQREMADYIKSQKPKETETKKAEVTTSPVAQQSKEPTEKTIPVVATAAVLAVATPVAEEKKAEPVVAVKVTSEPSKTESTVQVKKTEPELPKKPTPAKSAENKVVEPVVKPLSGNYAIQILALTHPVEVEKLKGVDKGSLAVVHCKDGYTRYLVGHYSSQEEAISDLRLYFTKGYKDAFIRSTQEIEKLK from the coding sequence ATGAAGGATTTTAGAATAATACAAGGATTTATTGCCTGTTCTTTATTTATTTCTCTTTCAGGCAATGCACAGTATTCCGATGCGGAAAAGAAGATTTTTGTAAAAGCCGAAAAATTTCTCGAAGAAAAAGATTACTCCTTTGCACTCGAACAGTATTTATTATTGCTTCCTGCGCAAGTGAGCAACGCAAATGTAAATTATCGGATTGGGCAATGTTATATGAATTTGCTTGGTCAGGAGAGAAATGCACTTTCTTACCTTCAGAAAGCGGAGAAAAGCATCGATGAAAACTATATCCCCGGAAGCTTTACTAGCGATGCTGCTCATCCTGAAGCATTACTTCTGCTGGGCGAATCTTATATGCGGGAGGAAATGACAGTAGAAGCTGCAAAAGCTTATCAGGACTATCGGAATTATGTATTAAACAATCCCCAGCAACTGGCTATTGTCGATGAGCAGATTCGAGCGCTTGGCATTACTGAGTCGGAAGAAAATCAAAATTCGCGTGAGGTATTGCTCACGAATATGGGCGACAAGATTAATACTGCAGCCTCAGAATACAATATTGTTTATAGTGGAGATATGAAAACGATGGCTTTTACGCGTTACGATAAGCGCAAAGACGTCATTTTTGTGTCTTTCTTGCGCAATGGCCAATGGACCGAACCCATGGATATTAGTTCGCAGATAAATTCACAGGGTGATATGTATGTAACAGCTCTATCTTACAATGGCCAGGAACTTTATGCAGTAATGCTAACAGAATTTGATGCTGACTTGTATGTTTCTACCCTAACAGATGGTAAGTGGAGTATGGCAAGCAATTTGGGTCGTAATGTAAACTCGAAGTACATCGAGAGCAGTGCCAGTATAAGTGCAGATGGAAATACTCTCTTTTTTGCCAGCGACCGTGCTGGAGGGGTGGGTGGTTTTGACCTTTATTATTCCACTAAGGCAGAAGGAAAATGGGATAAGGCTCAGGGAATAGGAGAAGTAGTGAATTCAAAATCGAACGAAGAATCTCCTTTTATCACCGAGAGTGGCAATGCACTTTACTTTAGTTCCGATCGATCTGGGTCTATTGGCCGTATGGATATATACCTTTCAACTCGCGAAGGCAATGGTGATAACTGGACCGCTCCAGAAAACCTGGGTATGCCTTATAACTCAGTCGAAGACGATATAGCTTTTCGCTTTTACAATCAATACAATAAGGGCTATCTGGCTCGGGATTTACCGGGAGGATTTGGGAAACTGGATATATACCTGATTCAAAGTGGTGCTGACCGCCAGCGCGAAATGGCCGACTATATAAAATCGCAAAAGCCAAAGGAAACTGAAACAAAAAAAGCAGAGGTTACTACTTCGCCAGTTGCGCAACAATCTAAAGAACCAACAGAGAAGACAATTCCTGTAGTAGCTACTGCTGCTGTGCTTGCTGTTGCAACTCCAGTTGCGGAGGAGAAAAAAGCCGAACCTGTCGTAGCAGTAAAGGTAACCTCCGAACCTTCGAAAACAGAATCTACTGTTCAGGTTAAAAAGACAGAACCAGAACTACCGAAAAAACCTACCCCTGCTAAGAGTGCAGAAAATAAAGTGGTAGAGCCGGTTGTAAAGCCACTATCCGGAAATTATGCTATTCAAATACTGGCATTGACACATCCTGTAGAAGTAGAAAAACTAAAGGGTGTGGACAAGGGTTCTTTGGCAGTTGTACACTGCAAAGATGGCTATACGCGCTATCTGGTTGGGCATTATTCTTCACAGGAAGAAGCTATTTCGGACTTGCGTTTGTATTTCACGAAGGGATACAAAGATGCATTTATTCGAAGCACCCAGGAAATTGAAAAGTTGAAATAG
- the nhaC gene encoding Na+/H+ antiporter NhaC, with the protein MSAKATKQISFFSAMVPVLFLVVFLTLNVLLFGDDTLSGSNQIILLLASVLASVIAYRHGVQWTQIKSRILHSIDKAMPAMLILLLIGSLAGTWLLSGVIPAMIFYGLEIIHPKVFLLTVIVVCCMVSLATGSSWSTVATIGVAFLGIGNALGFHEGLVAGAVISGAYFGDKMSPLSDTTNLAPAVAGTDLFTHVRYMTITTIPSILIAILIFTIIGFNIELQNTEANVAQVTKAISDSFFISPVLLLVPVILMVVILKKVPPLPALMAGTLLGGVFALIFQRGIVLEIGSIDGNNSIEGIKNFFGSLFPHADGTYFFASYKSFMQAMFGNLHIESDNEIVKELFTTTGMAGMLNTVWLIISAMVYGGTMQAGGMLARITSAIIKRAKSTGSLIASTIGSSIFFNITASDQYISILVPGEMFAESYKKRGLKPEVLSRTLEDGGTLTSVLVPWNTCGATQAKVLGVSTWTYLPYCFFNLVNPLVAITIGYLGYKIRHIDKGSTAEKKNE; encoded by the coding sequence ATGAGTGCAAAGGCAACCAAGCAAATTTCTTTTTTTTCGGCCATGGTGCCAGTATTGTTCCTCGTTGTTTTTTTAACCCTTAACGTACTGCTCTTTGGCGACGATACCCTTTCGGGGTCGAATCAGATTATCCTTTTATTGGCCTCCGTCTTAGCTTCGGTCATTGCTTACCGGCATGGCGTGCAGTGGACCCAGATTAAATCGCGCATCCTTCACAGTATCGACAAAGCTATGCCAGCCATGTTGATTTTACTGCTTATTGGTTCCCTGGCGGGTACCTGGTTATTGAGTGGGGTAATACCAGCCATGATTTTTTATGGGTTGGAGATTATACACCCCAAAGTTTTTTTACTCACGGTGATTGTGGTATGCTGCATGGTGTCGTTGGCCACTGGATCGTCTTGGTCTACTGTAGCCACAATTGGGGTCGCCTTTCTGGGTATCGGCAATGCTCTGGGTTTTCATGAGGGCCTGGTGGCAGGCGCGGTTATTTCGGGTGCCTATTTTGGCGATAAAATGTCTCCCTTGTCCGATACCACCAACCTTGCCCCGGCCGTTGCAGGTACCGATTTGTTTACGCATGTGCGCTACATGACAATTACAACTATTCCTTCGATTCTTATTGCTATCTTAATTTTTACAATAATTGGATTTAATATTGAATTACAAAACACCGAAGCCAATGTTGCACAGGTAACGAAAGCCATCAGTGATTCCTTTTTTATCTCGCCTGTTTTACTTTTAGTACCTGTTATTCTCATGGTAGTGATTTTAAAAAAAGTACCCCCGCTACCTGCCTTAATGGCCGGAACCCTTCTGGGTGGTGTATTTGCACTCATTTTTCAACGAGGTATTGTGTTGGAAATAGGCTCTATCGATGGCAATAATTCTATAGAAGGAATTAAAAATTTCTTTGGCAGTCTGTTTCCTCATGCCGATGGCACCTATTTTTTTGCATCGTATAAGTCATTTATGCAGGCCATGTTTGGAAATTTGCACATTGAATCGGATAATGAAATCGTAAAAGAGTTGTTTACAACCACAGGTATGGCCGGCATGTTAAATACCGTATGGCTGATAATATCTGCGATGGTTTATGGAGGCACCATGCAAGCTGGAGGTATGCTGGCACGAATTACTTCTGCAATAATTAAACGGGCCAAATCTACAGGCTCATTGATCGCCTCTACCATCGGATCTTCAATCTTCTTTAATATCACTGCCAGCGACCAGTATATTTCTATTCTTGTGCCGGGTGAGATGTTTGCCGAAAGTTACAAGAAGAGAGGGTTGAAGCCAGAAGTGCTAAGCCGCACCCTCGAAGATGGGGGTACCCTCACCTCCGTGCTGGTTCCATGGAATACATGCGGGGCTACCCAGGCTAAGGTTTTGGGTGTATCGACATGGACTTATTTGCCGTATTGCTTTTTTAACCTGGTTAATCCTTTGGTGGCTATAACCATCGGGTACCTTGGTTATAAAATACGGCACATAGACAAAGGAAGTACTGCTGAAAAGAAGAATGAATAG
- a CDS encoding rhomboid family intramembrane serine protease has product MTIVLIIITVAISVLAFQNRSMFIRLQFNPYQVFHRREYYRILSHGFIHANWWHLFVNMFVLYFFGSTVELYLGQLAANGIIRYPVLIFIVFYLLAIVFAASMSLYRHRDDPWYNSVGASGAVSAVLFFSIFFDPWNMIGVYFIPVPGIIFAVLYVAYSHYQSKRGGDNIAHDAHLLGAVFGFVFPLFLELELIRHFISKLLMYA; this is encoded by the coding sequence ATGACTATTGTATTAATCATTATCACCGTTGCAATATCGGTTCTGGCTTTTCAGAACAGAAGCATGTTTATCCGGCTTCAGTTCAACCCCTACCAGGTATTTCATCGCAGAGAATACTACCGGATTTTGTCGCATGGTTTTATTCATGCCAACTGGTGGCACCTATTTGTAAACATGTTTGTGTTGTATTTTTTTGGCAGCACGGTCGAACTCTATCTTGGCCAGCTGGCTGCCAATGGAATCATCCGTTACCCGGTGCTGATTTTTATTGTGTTTTATCTTTTGGCGATAGTATTTGCAGCCTCCATGTCGCTGTATCGTCATCGTGACGATCCGTGGTACAATTCTGTGGGGGCTTCAGGAGCTGTATCGGCTGTACTTTTTTTCAGTATCTTTTTCGATCCTTGGAACATGATTGGGGTTTATTTTATCCCGGTACCCGGAATTATTTTCGCCGTGCTTTATGTAGCCTATTCGCATTACCAGTCGAAACGAGGTGGCGACAATATTGCCCACGATGCGCATTTATTGGGTGCTGTATTTGGTTTTGTGTTCCCCTTATTTCTTGAACTTGAGCTGATCAGGCATTTTATATCCAAATTGCTCATGTATGCCTAA
- a CDS encoding YqgE/AlgH family protein yields the protein MILNYNFFEPDNRQEPQKGKVLISEPFLTDNYFKRSIVLITEHSESEGTVGFVLNKPVDIAISEIVENFPKTNASLSLGGPVNTNTLHYIHTLGDIIPNSNRVIGNVFWGGDFEVVEKLIASGNISNSQIKFFLGYSGWSANQLEEELEQSAWLISELSPEEIMAPMNRNYWKRHLQSKGKKYEMWSNFPEDPEMN from the coding sequence ATGATTTTAAATTACAATTTCTTCGAACCCGACAACAGACAGGAACCGCAGAAAGGTAAAGTGCTCATATCAGAACCTTTCTTAACGGACAACTATTTCAAGCGATCCATTGTGCTGATTACAGAGCATTCGGAATCGGAAGGAACAGTTGGATTTGTGCTGAATAAACCTGTGGACATTGCTATCAGCGAAATTGTAGAGAATTTTCCTAAAACCAACGCATCACTCTCATTGGGTGGTCCAGTGAATACCAATACACTGCATTACATACACACTCTGGGCGATATTATTCCCAACAGCAACAGGGTCATTGGAAATGTTTTCTGGGGGGGCGATTTTGAGGTGGTAGAGAAGCTTATTGCATCGGGTAATATTTCCAACAGCCAGATAAAGTTCTTCCTTGGATATTCGGGTTGGTCGGCTAACCAGCTCGAAGAGGAACTTGAACAAAGTGCATGGTTAATATCCGAACTCAGCCCGGAAGAAATTATGGCTCCCATGAACCGCAATTACTGGAAACGCCACCTGCAAAGCAAAGGAAAAAAATACGAGATGTGGTCGAACTTCCCGGAAGACCCCGAGATGAACTAG
- a CDS encoding glycosyl transferase gives MKILYAIQGTGNGHLSRARDVVPALKKFCEVDILVSGYQADVKLPFEVKYNYRGLSFIFGKKGGVDMWNTYVKANIKKLREEIKSVPVEDYDFVINDFEPVSAWACYKKKVPCVAFSHQSAVLNPNAPKPKTTDLMGRFILKNYAPSNMQFGLHFSRYSPTIFTPIIRSEIRQAKLSNKGHYTVYLPAYGDDKLVTLLSEVKGTKWHIFSKHTKKSSEHGDIKVFPITNELYIESLRKSAGLLCGAGFEGPAEALHMGKKLMVVPMKGQYEQQCNAAALKSMGVPVIKKLNESKIGKIQNWVDSDYRVEVDYPDVTELIIKQIFESHVLELIKKNNWNTTFSLKFDKKDLTGKESSKNKKKKNKP, from the coding sequence GTGAAAATACTCTATGCCATACAAGGTACCGGAAACGGACATCTGAGCCGGGCACGCGATGTTGTGCCAGCCTTAAAAAAGTTTTGTGAAGTTGACATTCTTGTGTCTGGCTACCAGGCCGATGTAAAACTGCCATTCGAAGTAAAATACAATTACCGTGGATTAAGTTTTATTTTTGGCAAAAAGGGTGGGGTCGATATGTGGAATACCTATGTCAAAGCCAACATCAAAAAATTGCGCGAAGAGATTAAGAGTGTTCCTGTTGAAGATTATGATTTTGTAATCAACGATTTCGAACCCGTTTCGGCATGGGCCTGCTATAAAAAGAAAGTGCCTTGTGTGGCGTTTAGTCACCAGTCGGCTGTGCTCAATCCGAATGCGCCGAAACCAAAAACTACCGACTTAATGGGCAGGTTTATTCTGAAAAATTATGCTCCCTCGAACATGCAATTCGGATTGCACTTCAGCCGTTATTCGCCTACTATTTTTACACCCATCATACGCAGCGAAATACGCCAGGCCAAACTTAGTAACAAAGGGCATTACACTGTATATCTTCCTGCTTACGGCGACGATAAACTGGTTACACTTCTTTCAGAAGTAAAGGGTACGAAATGGCATATTTTTTCGAAGCATACAAAGAAAAGCTCTGAGCATGGCGATATAAAGGTTTTTCCGATAACCAACGAATTGTATATCGAAAGTCTGCGAAAAAGTGCAGGCCTTTTATGTGGAGCTGGGTTCGAGGGCCCGGCTGAAGCCTTGCACATGGGCAAAAAATTAATGGTAGTGCCTATGAAAGGACAATATGAGCAGCAATGCAATGCGGCTGCTCTGAAAAGTATGGGGGTGCCGGTTATTAAAAAACTAAATGAAAGCAAAATTGGAAAAATACAAAACTGGGTCGACTCCGATTACCGGGTAGAGGTTGATTACCCGGATGTTACTGAACTAATTATCAAACAAATTTTCGAGTCGCATGTACTCGAACTCATAAAAAAAAACAACTGGAATACCACTTTCAGTCTGAAATTCGACAAAAAAGACCTTACTGGAAAAGAATCTTCAAAAAATAAAAAGAAGAAAAATAAACCCTAA